The Hypanus sabinus isolate sHypSab1 unplaced genomic scaffold, sHypSab1.hap1 scaffold_820, whole genome shotgun sequence genome has a segment encoding these proteins:
- the LOC132390255 gene encoding uncharacterized protein LOC132390255, with amino-acid sequence GQSGAKGDGQSGARGDGQSGARGDGQSGAKGDRAGGEHSGARRDGKSGSGVKGEGQSGARGDGQSGVRGDGQSGAGVTDRAGRGGTDRVG; translated from the exons GGGATGGGCAGAGCGGGGCGAGGGGGGACGGACAGAGTGGGGCGAGGGGGGACGGACAGAGCGGGGCGAAGGGGGACAGAGCGGGGGGTGAACACAGTGGGGCGAGGAGGGATGGAAAGAGCGGG AGCGGGGTGAAGGGGGAGGGACAGAGTGGGGCGAGGGGGGACGGACAGAGCGGGGTGAGGGGGGACGGACAGAGCGGGGCAGGGGTGACGGACAGAGCGGGGCGAGGGGGGACCGACAGAGTGGGATGA